A part of Candidatus Deferrimicrobium borealis genomic DNA contains:
- a CDS encoding 1-acyl-sn-glycerol-3-phosphate acyltransferase, translating into MKPKTVLQWIFAGAVTGILFPPFIILGFFRKGLTSKGRLCRPLAKIYCKVLYGAFRVRVVHRGIEQIDPQRPYVFMANHTSIADPLAVAVAIPQPFHYIFKKELARIPVFGWALLSLGQIMVDRENTEQARASLAGTISGLSGNNSIIIFPEGWVSPDGRLLPLKKGGFHLAIRMGIPIVPVRIEGAREVCPPGGSGHFNKGVISIQVFPPLPVYGKTETDIPDLAERVRACLTLEGAGAS; encoded by the coding sequence TTGAAACCGAAGACGGTCCTCCAGTGGATATTCGCCGGTGCGGTCACGGGGATCCTCTTCCCTCCCTTCATTATTCTCGGGTTCTTCCGGAAGGGGTTGACCAGCAAAGGGCGTCTTTGCCGCCCGCTCGCGAAGATCTACTGCAAGGTCTTATACGGCGCGTTCCGGGTGCGGGTCGTCCACCGCGGGATCGAACAGATCGATCCGCAACGTCCGTACGTCTTCATGGCAAACCACACGTCCATCGCGGACCCCCTCGCGGTGGCGGTCGCCATCCCCCAACCGTTCCACTACATATTCAAGAAGGAGCTTGCCCGGATCCCCGTTTTCGGGTGGGCGCTGCTCTCCCTCGGCCAGATCATGGTGGACCGGGAGAACACGGAGCAGGCCAGGGCCTCCCTTGCCGGAACGATCTCGGGGCTCTCGGGAAACAACTCCATCATCATCTTCCCGGAAGGGTGGGTAAGTCCCGACGGGCGGCTCCTGCCGCTGAAGAAGGGGGGCTTTCACCTCGCGATCCGGATGGGCATCCCGATCGTCCCCGTCCGGATCGAAGGCGCCCGGGAGGTCTGCCCGCCCGGCGGATCGGGGCACTTCAACAAAGGAGTGATTTCGATCCAGGTATTCCCGCCGCTTCCGGTGTACGGCAAGACGGAGACGGATATCCCCGACCTGGCGGAGAGGGTGCGCGCCTGCCTCACCCTCGAGGGGGCGGGTGCTTCGTAG
- the mscL gene encoding large-conductance mechanosensitive channel protein MscL codes for MLKEFKEFALRGNVVDMAVGIIIGAAFGTIIAALVSEVLMPPIGLLLGNVDFSNLFIVLKEGKTIGPYATVAAAKAAGAVTLNYGMFVNTVVNFLIVAFAIFFLIRGMNSLKKKEEAPAAAPATKECPHCLSTIPIKATRCGHCTSELKAA; via the coding sequence ATGCTGAAGGAGTTCAAGGAATTTGCGCTGCGCGGGAACGTCGTCGACATGGCGGTGGGCATCATCATCGGCGCGGCCTTCGGGACGATCATCGCGGCGCTGGTATCCGAAGTCCTGATGCCGCCGATCGGTCTCCTGCTCGGGAACGTGGACTTCTCGAACCTCTTCATCGTGCTCAAGGAAGGGAAGACGATCGGTCCCTACGCGACGGTCGCCGCGGCCAAGGCGGCGGGAGCGGTAACGCTCAACTACGGAATGTTCGTAAATACCGTCGTCAATTTCCTGATCGTCGCCTTCGCCATCTTTTTCCTGATCCGGGGCATGAACTCCCTGAAGAAGAAGGAAGAGGCCCCCGCTGCCGCACCGGCGACGAAAGAGTGCCCGCACTGCCTGTCGACCATCCCGATCAAGGCGACGCGATGCGGCCACTGCACCTCGGAGCTCAAGGCGGCATAG
- a CDS encoding c-type cytochrome → MKPLAKIGVLVVTVGLALPAAGLSAAEKKESAGAKLFQQHCAACHPDGGNIIKPALSLRKKDMEAHGVKTADDIVGKMRNPGPGMTRFDTKMISDKDAKEIAQYILQAYK, encoded by the coding sequence ATGAAACCGTTGGCGAAGATCGGAGTGCTCGTGGTGACCGTGGGCCTGGCCCTTCCCGCCGCCGGCCTCAGCGCGGCGGAGAAGAAGGAATCGGCAGGGGCAAAGCTGTTTCAGCAGCACTGCGCCGCCTGCCACCCGGACGGGGGGAATATCATCAAGCCGGCCTTGTCGCTCCGCAAGAAGGACATGGAGGCCCACGGCGTCAAGACGGCCGATGACATCGTCGGGAAGATGCGGAACCCGGGACCCGGGATGACCCGCTTCGATACGAAAATGATTTCCGACAAGGATGCGAAGGAGATCGCGCAGTACATCCTCCAGGCCTATAAATAA
- a CDS encoding VWA domain-containing protein has translation MKTERIGCRFVTLAAALAAVLLGAAGAHAAPLMLDVRSENRTVLVPGPGDGTIQIQVIAPDAPAILIDRPRLNLALVIDRSGSMAEARKLDFVKTAAHHLVDMMGPDDLLSIVAYSQQVQVPWPSRPVGRDRSDLHRIIAGLYPGGSTFLSGGLEEGFRQATAGKRRGTLNRVLLLSDGLANVGVTNRGVLRERAGDMAEKGISVSTFGVGNDFDEELMTRIAGGGGGNYRYLGDPERIVAALESEFRTASRTAASEVEIILRLRRECRFGSVLGRDWRRDGDSYVIRLGDLSAGERRTVFAKVNVAGDGIGLREVGDVALRYRDPATSKGTTTSSKAVSLELVRDEQAYREGFDRSVQEKRAVAEANVLMQEAARLADQGKKEEAKGMLGKAAAGLAAAPPSPAVRAEMDHAERYKDSLDTMGDMSSESAKGAQKAIKYRAYETLQQR, from the coding sequence ATGAAAACGGAACGGATCGGCTGCAGGTTCGTCACGCTGGCGGCGGCGCTGGCGGCGGTGCTCCTCGGGGCGGCAGGCGCCCATGCGGCGCCCCTTATGCTCGATGTGCGGTCGGAGAACCGGACGGTGCTCGTCCCCGGCCCCGGCGACGGGACGATCCAGATCCAGGTGATCGCCCCGGACGCCCCGGCGATTCTCATCGACCGGCCCAGGCTGAACCTCGCGCTCGTCATCGACCGGAGCGGTTCGATGGCGGAAGCGCGCAAGCTCGACTTCGTCAAGACGGCCGCCCATCATCTCGTGGACATGATGGGGCCGGACGATCTCCTCTCCATCGTGGCCTACAGCCAGCAGGTCCAGGTCCCGTGGCCGTCGCGTCCCGTGGGGCGGGACCGGTCGGACCTCCACCGGATCATCGCCGGGTTGTATCCGGGCGGGTCCACCTTCCTCTCCGGCGGGCTGGAGGAGGGGTTCCGGCAGGCGACGGCCGGGAAGCGCCGGGGCACCTTGAACCGGGTCCTCCTCCTCTCGGACGGACTGGCCAACGTCGGCGTGACCAACCGCGGCGTCCTGCGGGAGCGCGCGGGGGACATGGCGGAGAAGGGGATCTCCGTCTCCACGTTCGGGGTCGGCAACGATTTCGACGAGGAGCTGATGACGAGGATCGCGGGGGGCGGCGGAGGGAATTACCGCTACCTCGGCGACCCCGAGCGGATCGTGGCGGCGCTGGAGTCCGAGTTCCGCACCGCTTCGCGGACGGCCGCCTCCGAGGTCGAGATCATCCTCCGGCTCAGGAGGGAGTGCCGCTTCGGCTCGGTCCTGGGGCGCGACTGGCGGCGCGACGGCGATTCCTACGTCATCCGGCTGGGCGATCTGTCCGCGGGCGAGCGTCGGACCGTGTTCGCCAAGGTGAACGTGGCCGGAGACGGGATCGGTCTGCGGGAAGTCGGGGACGTGGCGCTCCGGTACCGCGATCCGGCGACGTCGAAGGGGACCACCACCTCGTCGAAGGCGGTATCCCTCGAACTCGTCCGCGACGAGCAAGCCTATCGCGAGGGGTTCGACCGGTCGGTGCAGGAAAAGAGGGCCGTAGCGGAGGCGAACGTGCTGATGCAGGAAGCGGCCCGGCTGGCGGACCAGGGGAAAAAGGAGGAGGCGAAGGGGATGCTCGGCAAGGCCGCGGCGGGGCTGGCCGCCGCCCCGCCGTCGCCCGCGGTCCGCGCGGAGATGGATCACGCGGAACGGTACAAGGACAGCCTCGACACGATGGGCGACATGAGCTCGGAGTCGGCCAAGGGGGCCCAGAAGGCGATCAAGTACCGGGCGTACGAGACGCTCCAGCAACGGTAG
- a CDS encoding RNA polymerase sigma factor, translating into MRADLDGEKDERLAALAAGGDRDAFDALVTRHRQAVYRLCWSAAGNAADADDAAQETFVRVYRSLPSYDPARPFGPWLRKIAWNCGLSVRRDGNAGVPRVAGGDAPEAVDPAPGPEEAAAGNEERRRVSDAMATLPAELRVVMVLRAVEGLSYAEIALTAGIPAGTVMSRLSRARTRLLAALGGGS; encoded by the coding sequence ATGCGCGCGGACCTCGACGGGGAGAAGGACGAACGGCTTGCCGCGCTGGCGGCAGGGGGCGACCGGGACGCGTTCGACGCGCTGGTGACCCGCCACCGGCAGGCGGTCTACCGGCTCTGCTGGTCGGCGGCGGGGAACGCCGCGGACGCCGACGACGCGGCGCAGGAGACGTTCGTGCGGGTGTACCGGTCGCTCCCATCGTACGATCCGGCGAGGCCGTTCGGCCCGTGGCTCCGGAAGATCGCGTGGAACTGCGGCCTGTCGGTCCGCCGCGACGGGAACGCGGGAGTGCCCAGGGTCGCCGGGGGCGACGCGCCCGAGGCGGTCGACCCGGCGCCCGGCCCCGAGGAGGCGGCCGCGGGAAACGAGGAGAGGCGGCGGGTGTCGGATGCGATGGCCACCCTTCCCGCCGAACTACGGGTGGTGATGGTGCTGCGGGCGGTGGAGGGGCTTTCCTACGCCGAGATCGCCCTGACGGCGGGGATTCCGGCGGGCACGGTGATGTCGCGCCTCTCCCGGGCGCGAACGCGGCTGCTGGCCGCCCTAGGAGGAGGTTCGTGA
- a CDS encoding zf-HC2 domain-containing protein, translating into MECRETQTLLTAFHDGELPADGRARVEEHLRGCPECAALLADLARVDRAAGVPDPGPAYWDRFNARVMDRVERAANGPEGRVLRPKGGWMREQFRYLVPAAAVAALVVGIVYYGGMRPGAPPPAAPPAANVPATPDSAGERMANAEPESGATKTAEGAAAARPVPPPAPAKERVVTVTREERNRLADRSLPEGDGVASRDRAAAPADVNVPSPPAAVQRPPDGQGRPGAGAGKDATGSVAPAAGSPAVAAADGMTQGSQAERKKMGRATAPMEEPQGAGKATSASGMGVAKEPSPGSPCELARALAERERFRGAEDAQRACLSGDLDAPSREKGLVFLAELLDRQERFAEADAVIADVDRRFPQSRPLELYRQQRPMVQRQPKAVPVTR; encoded by the coding sequence ATGGAGTGCCGGGAAACGCAGACGCTGCTGACCGCCTTCCACGACGGGGAGCTGCCGGCCGACGGACGCGCCCGGGTGGAAGAGCATCTGCGCGGCTGCCCGGAATGCGCCGCGCTGCTGGCCGACCTGGCGAGGGTCGACCGGGCGGCCGGCGTGCCCGACCCGGGACCCGCGTACTGGGACCGGTTCAACGCCCGCGTGATGGACCGTGTCGAGCGTGCAGCGAACGGGCCGGAGGGGAGGGTCCTGCGGCCGAAAGGCGGCTGGATGCGGGAACAGTTCCGCTATCTCGTCCCCGCCGCGGCCGTCGCGGCGCTGGTCGTGGGGATCGTCTATTACGGGGGGATGCGTCCCGGCGCCCCGCCCCCGGCCGCCCCGCCGGCGGCGAACGTGCCGGCGACGCCGGATTCGGCGGGAGAGCGGATGGCCAACGCGGAGCCTGAATCCGGCGCGACGAAAACGGCGGAGGGCGCCGCGGCGGCGCGACCCGTCCCGCCGCCGGCCCCCGCCAAGGAACGGGTCGTCACCGTGACGCGCGAGGAGCGGAACCGCCTGGCCGATCGTTCCCTTCCGGAAGGGGACGGCGTGGCGTCGCGGGATCGCGCGGCCGCGCCGGCGGACGTCAATGTCCCCTCGCCGCCGGCGGCGGTTCAGCGGCCCCCCGACGGCCAGGGACGGCCCGGTGCCGGGGCCGGCAAGGATGCCACGGGTTCGGTGGCCCCGGCCGCCGGTTCACCTGCGGTAGCCGCGGCGGACGGGATGACGCAGGGGAGCCAGGCCGAGCGGAAGAAGATGGGGAGAGCGACGGCCCCGATGGAGGAGCCGCAAGGCGCCGGCAAGGCGACATCGGCTTCCGGGATGGGGGTCGCGAAGGAGCCGTCTCCCGGCTCGCCTTGCGAGCTCGCGCGCGCGCTTGCCGAACGGGAACGGTTCCGGGGAGCGGAAGACGCCCAGCGGGCGTGCCTCTCGGGGGACCTGGACGCGCCCTCCCGGGAAAAGGGCCTCGTCTTCCTGGCCGAACTGCTCGACCGCCAGGAGCGCTTCGCCGAAGCCGACGCGGTCATCGCGGACGTCGACCGACGGTTCCCGCAAAGCCGTCCGCTGGAGCTCTACCGCCAGCAGCGACCGATGGTGCAGCGGCAACCGAAGGCGGTCCCGGTTACGCGCTAG
- a CDS encoding polymer-forming cytoskeletal protein, which produces MFGKGSQKLETIVGNDTRIAGKVSVKGTIRIDGIVEGDVQADWVVVGVSGKILGNTRTRGMVVGGSVEGNIEATETVEMREKGTMVGEIRAPKLAISEGAVFDGRARMKDDAEPDGMQEGNVRPLIPTKTGT; this is translated from the coding sequence ATGTTCGGAAAAGGATCACAAAAGCTGGAGACGATCGTCGGGAACGATACTCGCATCGCGGGAAAAGTGAGCGTGAAGGGAACGATCCGCATCGACGGGATCGTGGAGGGGGACGTCCAGGCCGACTGGGTCGTCGTCGGAGTGAGCGGGAAGATCCTCGGGAACACCCGCACCCGGGGGATGGTCGTCGGGGGATCCGTCGAGGGGAACATCGAGGCGACCGAGACGGTGGAGATGAGGGAGAAGGGCACGATGGTCGGGGAGATCCGCGCGCCGAAGCTCGCGATCTCCGAAGGGGCGGTCTTCGACGGGCGCGCACGGATGAAGGACGACGCGGAGCCCGACGGGATGCAGGAGGGGAATGTCCGGCCGCTGATCCCGACGAAGACCGGGACCTGA
- a CDS encoding M23 family metallopeptidase: MHRARMFLKRILTPVTILLVPHSRTRPVSIRVPVVAVAASVCLFLTGTAFVVSVSVRAVEYRRMQERLSLVSAQFLEMKGTMLALKQAEKDFRKLFSLKSKSAVLESADPGDAGSLDMEVLREQIEAAMQSVSEIRGYIAEQKDIHLATPLGWPVDGRITSSYGYRNHPVHEERKFHTGVDLSVPSGSEVKATADGIVSFAGWTENSGIVVVVEHGHGFSTAYAHNRKALARIGQRIARGDVIAMSGSTGLSTGPHVHYEIWRDGRHTDPAGFLARR, from the coding sequence ATGCATCGCGCGCGGATGTTCCTGAAAAGGATCCTCACCCCCGTGACCATCCTCCTGGTACCCCACAGCCGGACAAGGCCCGTCAGCATCCGGGTCCCGGTGGTCGCGGTCGCCGCGTCGGTCTGCCTGTTCCTGACCGGGACCGCCTTCGTCGTTTCCGTGTCGGTCCGTGCCGTGGAGTACCGCCGGATGCAGGAGCGATTGTCGCTCGTCTCCGCGCAGTTCCTCGAAATGAAGGGGACGATGCTTGCCCTGAAACAGGCGGAGAAGGATTTCCGGAAGCTGTTCTCCCTCAAGTCGAAATCCGCCGTCCTGGAGTCGGCGGATCCCGGCGACGCCGGATCCCTGGACATGGAGGTATTGAGGGAGCAGATCGAGGCGGCGATGCAGTCGGTCTCGGAGATCCGCGGCTACATCGCCGAGCAGAAGGACATCCATCTCGCCACGCCCCTCGGGTGGCCTGTGGATGGAAGGATTACCTCGTCCTACGGATACCGGAACCACCCGGTGCACGAGGAAAGGAAGTTCCACACCGGCGTCGATCTCTCCGTCCCGTCCGGCAGCGAGGTGAAAGCGACCGCGGACGGGATCGTGAGCTTCGCCGGATGGACGGAGAACAGCGGCATCGTGGTGGTCGTCGAGCACGGCCACGGGTTCAGCACGGCCTATGCGCACAACCGGAAGGCGCTCGCCCGGATCGGTCAGCGCATCGCCCGGGGCGATGTGATCGCGATGTCCGGCTCCACCGGACTCTCCACGGGCCCGCACGTGCATTACGAGATCTGGAGAGACGGCCGCCATACGGACCCGGCCGGATTTCTCGCCAGGAGGTGA
- a CDS encoding ABC transporter ATP-binding protein, producing MGIHAVEAAETPLVELRALTKSYPEGGGERVVFRDLSAGIRRGDTVALLGRSGSGKSTLLNLIGGIDLPTAGEVLLDGTNLTALSEQRRTLFRRRHIGLVFQSFNLIPTLTVIENLLLPLELNGRTGGRARAAALDLLDRVGLADRAGTYPDRLSGGEQQRVAVARAVIHDPVILLADEPTGSLDAETGTRVLELLVGLARNDGRTMVVVTHNDAVARAADRVLVLRDARLFEETPTGGASP from the coding sequence ATGGGAATTCATGCGGTGGAAGCGGCGGAGACGCCCCTCGTCGAACTGCGCGCGCTGACGAAGAGCTACCCCGAGGGGGGAGGCGAGCGGGTCGTGTTCCGGGATCTCTCCGCCGGAATCCGCCGGGGGGACACGGTGGCCCTCCTCGGTCGCAGCGGCTCCGGGAAGTCGACCCTCCTGAACCTCATCGGAGGGATCGACCTCCCCACCGCGGGCGAGGTGCTCCTCGACGGGACGAACCTGACGGCCCTGTCCGAGCAGCGGCGAACCCTGTTCCGACGTCGCCACATCGGCCTCGTTTTCCAGTCGTTCAACCTCATCCCCACCCTGACGGTGATCGAAAACCTTCTCCTCCCGCTGGAACTGAACGGCAGGACCGGAGGGCGGGCGCGCGCGGCGGCGCTGGACCTCCTCGACAGGGTCGGTCTCGCCGACCGGGCCGGGACATACCCGGACCGCCTTTCGGGCGGGGAGCAGCAGCGCGTCGCGGTGGCCCGCGCGGTGATCCACGACCCCGTCATCCTGCTGGCGGACGAGCCGACGGGGAGCCTCGATGCGGAGACGGGGACGCGGGTCCTCGAGCTCCTCGTCGGGCTCGCGCGGAACGACGGGAGGACCATGGTGGTCGTGACGCACAATGACGCCGTGGCCCGGGCCGCCGACCGGGTCCTCGTCCTCCGGGATGCCCGGCTCTTCGAGGAGACGCCCACGGGGGGGGCGTCCCCGTGA
- a CDS encoding FtsX-like permease family protein, with translation MILRLAGLRHLFRHPLQLMFGVVGVALGVAAVFSIDLANESARRAFRISAQNAAGNATHRIVGGPAGLDEALYATLRRQGGMRTIAPVVEGYARVPGHPGLTLHILGVDPFAEAPFRDYTRGIAAGADIPRLLTRPGTVLLLEETARRMGVSPGDALPLRVGLEPAHATLSGFLRPGDEVTRQALETTAVADIATAQELLGKVGRLSRIDLRLPGGAEEEVALSRIRGILPPEAEILPAGARGNALEQMTRAFSLNLSALSLLALVVGTFLVYNTMTFSVLQRRQLVGTLRALGVTRGEVFALILSEAAVLGAAGTILGLPFGYLLGKFLLGMVTRSIGDLYFALSVREVSVTAATLLKAVGLGTFGAVAASLGPAYEATSTPPREAMRRSSIETGVRKVLPAISATGAGLILLGAGVQFYPSRSILLSFGGLFSIVAGYALLAPGATTLLVRGIQPALAAVFGTQGTMAARSIPASISRTGVAAAALVVAVSTTVGIGIMIDSFRRTVSDWLDQSLRSDIYVSSGEDRRGPERTPLPPDLIEGVSSAPGVYQVALVSRMTLESASGYTELFVMRIPRETFDTFRFREGDAQTAWEAMRGGAVIVSDPYAYRHGLRKGDTVRLRTDRGEREFPVAGVYYDYSSDQGLVGILGETYERFWDDREVDSIGIRLSPGFPADAAIGRVREIAGDRPVLVRSNRSLREASLRVFDRTFAVTNVLRSLTILIAFVGVLNALMAIQMERGREHAVLRVLGLTPRQAWGLVAGESAVIGLVAGVLAVPLGAAQALVLIRFINRRSFGWTMQTFVDPWILLQAVALALAASLLAGIYPATRLARSSPARALQEE, from the coding sequence GTGATCCTCCGGCTTGCCGGCCTTCGCCACCTTTTCCGGCATCCCCTTCAGCTGATGTTCGGCGTCGTGGGCGTGGCCCTCGGGGTGGCGGCGGTCTTTTCGATCGACCTCGCCAACGAGAGCGCCCGGCGCGCTTTCCGGATCTCCGCACAGAACGCCGCCGGGAATGCGACCCACCGGATCGTCGGGGGCCCTGCCGGGCTCGATGAGGCCCTATACGCGACGCTCCGCCGCCAGGGGGGGATGCGGACGATCGCCCCGGTCGTCGAAGGGTACGCCCGTGTCCCCGGGCATCCCGGGCTCACCCTCCACATCCTCGGGGTCGACCCGTTCGCCGAGGCCCCGTTCCGGGACTACACGCGGGGGATTGCGGCGGGCGCCGACATCCCCCGCCTCCTGACGCGCCCCGGGACGGTGCTCCTCCTCGAGGAGACGGCGAGGCGGATGGGGGTCTCGCCGGGGGACGCTCTCCCGCTGCGGGTCGGCCTCGAACCCGCTCACGCCACGCTGTCCGGCTTCCTCCGTCCGGGGGACGAAGTGACCCGCCAGGCGTTGGAGACGACCGCCGTGGCGGACATCGCGACGGCCCAGGAGCTCCTCGGCAAAGTAGGACGTCTGTCCCGGATCGACCTTCGGCTCCCCGGGGGGGCCGAGGAAGAGGTGGCCCTTTCCCGGATCCGGGGAATCCTTCCCCCGGAAGCGGAAATCCTTCCCGCCGGCGCGCGCGGCAACGCCCTCGAGCAGATGACCCGGGCCTTTTCCCTGAACCTGAGCGCCTTGAGCCTCCTCGCCCTCGTGGTCGGCACCTTCCTCGTCTACAACACGATGACCTTTTCCGTCCTGCAGCGTCGCCAGCTCGTGGGGACGCTGCGGGCGCTCGGGGTCACGAGGGGGGAGGTGTTCGCGCTGATCCTCTCCGAAGCGGCGGTCCTCGGCGCGGCGGGGACGATCCTTGGGCTTCCCTTCGGATACCTCCTCGGCAAATTCCTCTTGGGGATGGTCACCCGCTCGATCGGGGACCTGTACTTCGCCCTCTCCGTCCGGGAGGTCTCGGTGACGGCGGCGACGCTCCTCAAAGCGGTCGGGCTGGGGACCTTCGGCGCGGTCGCGGCGTCCCTGGGACCCGCCTACGAGGCGACCTCCACCCCGCCCCGGGAGGCGATGCGCCGTTCCTCCATCGAGACGGGGGTCCGCAAGGTCCTCCCGGCGATATCGGCAACGGGGGCCGGCCTGATCCTGCTGGGCGCGGGAGTACAGTTCTATCCCTCCCGAAGCATCCTCCTGTCCTTCGGCGGACTGTTCTCCATCGTGGCGGGGTATGCGCTCCTCGCGCCGGGCGCGACCACGCTCCTGGTCCGGGGGATCCAGCCGGCCCTGGCCGCGGTCTTCGGGACGCAGGGAACGATGGCGGCCCGGAGCATCCCGGCATCGATCAGCCGCACGGGGGTGGCGGCGGCCGCCCTCGTGGTCGCCGTGTCCACCACGGTGGGGATCGGGATCATGATCGACAGCTTCCGCCGGACGGTCTCCGACTGGCTCGATCAGTCCCTCCGGTCGGACATCTACGTCTCTTCCGGGGAGGACCGCAGGGGCCCCGAACGAACGCCCCTCCCGCCGGACCTGATCGAGGGCGTATCCTCCGCCCCGGGGGTCTACCAGGTCGCACTCGTCAGCCGGATGACCCTCGAGTCCGCCTCGGGGTACACCGAACTGTTCGTGATGCGGATCCCCCGGGAGACATTCGACACCTTCCGCTTCCGCGAGGGAGACGCCCAAACCGCATGGGAGGCGATGCGCGGAGGCGCCGTCATCGTCTCGGACCCGTACGCGTACCGGCACGGATTGCGGAAGGGGGACACGGTGCGTTTGCGCACCGATCGGGGAGAGCGGGAGTTCCCCGTAGCGGGGGTCTATTACGACTACAGCTCGGACCAGGGGCTTGTAGGGATTCTCGGGGAAACGTACGAGCGGTTCTGGGACGACCGGGAGGTGGATTCGATCGGGATCCGGCTCTCGCCCGGGTTCCCGGCCGACGCCGCGATCGGGAGGGTCCGGGAGATCGCGGGCGACCGGCCGGTCCTGGTACGCTCCAACCGGTCCCTGCGGGAGGCGTCGCTCCGGGTCTTCGACCGGACCTTCGCGGTGACGAACGTCCTGCGCTCCCTCACGATCCTCATCGCCTTCGTCGGGGTCCTGAACGCGCTGATGGCGATCCAGATGGAGAGGGGCCGGGAGCACGCGGTGCTCCGGGTCCTCGGGCTCACCCCCCGGCAGGCGTGGGGACTGGTCGCGGGGGAGTCCGCCGTGATCGGACTGGTCGCGGGGGTCCTCGCCGTCCCGCTCGGGGCGGCGCAGGCGCTGGTGCTCATCCGGTTCATCAACCGCCGCTCCTTCGGGTGGACGATGCAGACGTTCGTCGACCCATGGATCCTGCTCCAGGCCGTGGCGCTGGCCCTGGCCGCCTCCCTTCTCGCCGGGATCTACCCGGCGACCCGGCTGGCGCGCTCCTCACCCGCGCGGGCCCTGCAGGAGGAGTGA
- a CDS encoding carotenoid 1,2-hydratase, whose translation MPARRVSCLAALCAAALLASGLFLWRALAPRPAPSSLPASVTALLGGEDPGGFARATVPREFRFPADHGPHPEFRHEWWYFTGNLRAPEGRRFGYQLTFFRFALSPAPPDRRSRWATTQAYMAHFAVTDAQGNRFHHFERTGRGALGLAGATARPFRVWLDDWSAEGAESSTLPVRLRAAEGGASVDLVLDTARPIVPQGDRGLSRKGAAPGNASHYYSMTRLATRGTVRVDGVSFPVEGNSWLDREWGTSSLEKGQEGWDWFALQLSDGRDLMFYRLRRGDGGSDPFSAGTLVLPDGSYRPLSLDDVKIETLESWRSPEGGARYPSRWRLRLPSEGLELDVIPRTADQELRTTVRYWEGAVGVRGTSRGEPVEGEGYVELTGYGETGGR comes from the coding sequence ATGCCGGCCCGACGGGTTTCATGCCTGGCCGCGCTGTGCGCGGCCGCTCTCCTCGCCTCCGGCCTTTTCCTGTGGCGCGCCCTGGCTCCGCGCCCCGCGCCCTCGTCCCTTCCCGCGTCCGTGACCGCCCTGCTCGGAGGGGAAGACCCGGGCGGCTTCGCCCGAGCGACGGTCCCCCGCGAATTCCGGTTCCCGGCCGACCACGGCCCGCACCCGGAGTTCCGCCACGAGTGGTGGTACTTCACCGGCAATCTCCGGGCGCCGGAGGGCCGGCGCTTCGGATACCAGCTCACCTTTTTCCGATTCGCCCTATCGCCCGCCCCTCCCGACCGGCGGTCGCGGTGGGCGACGACCCAGGCGTACATGGCCCACTTCGCCGTCACCGATGCGCAAGGGAACCGGTTCCACCACTTCGAGCGGACCGGGCGCGGCGCCCTTGGCCTGGCCGGGGCGACCGCGCGCCCGTTCCGGGTGTGGCTCGACGACTGGTCGGCGGAGGGTGCCGAATCCTCCACCCTGCCGGTCCGATTGCGAGCCGCCGAAGGAGGTGCGTCGGTCGACCTCGTCCTCGACACCGCGAGGCCGATCGTGCCCCAGGGGGACCGGGGGCTCAGCCGGAAAGGCGCCGCCCCCGGGAACGCGTCGCACTACTACTCGATGACCCGGCTCGCTACCCGCGGGACCGTGCGGGTCGACGGCGTCTCGTTCCCGGTGGAGGGAAATTCCTGGCTGGACCGCGAATGGGGGACCAGCTCCCTGGAGAAGGGGCAGGAGGGATGGGACTGGTTCGCCCTTCAGCTGTCGGACGGAAGGGACCTGATGTTCTACCGTCTCCGCCGTGGAGACGGCGGGAGCGACCCGTTCAGCGCCGGCACGCTGGTCCTCCCGGACGGTTCCTATCGGCCCCTCTCCCTCGACGACGTGAAGATCGAGACCCTCGAATCATGGCGGAGTCCGGAGGGCGGTGCGCGCTATCCGTCGCGCTGGCGGCTCCGGCTCCCGTCCGAAGGACTGGAGCTGGACGTGATCCCCCGCACCGCGGACCAGGAACTGCGGACCACCGTCCGGTATTGGGAAGGGGCGGTCGGGGTGCGTGGAACTTCCCGCGGGGAACCGGTCGAGGGGGAAGGGTACGTCGAGCTGACGGGGTACGGGGAAACGGGCGGGCGCTGA